One genomic segment of Chitinophaga sancti includes these proteins:
- the lpxD gene encoding UDP-3-O-(3-hydroxymyristoyl)glucosamine N-acyltransferase, translating into MQFSALQLATMLDGKLEGNPDVKVNNIAKIEEAGEGMLSFIANPKYEEFIYTTNASILIVNESLVTERPVKSTLIRVKDAYSAFAQLLEQYKQLVGNKTGIQQPSFVPASVKTGTNVFIGAFAYLGENVVLGNNVKIYPGVYLGDNVVVSDDTVIFPGVKVYENCVVGKRVILHANCVIGGDGFGFAPQPDGKYKKVPQIGNVVIHDDVEIGANTTIDRATMGSTIIRQGVKLDNLIQIAHNVDIDTNTVIAAQTGISGSTKIGKNCVIGGQVGLVGHIQLADGTKINAQSGLSKSITESNTALMGSPAFDYKSSLKSQAIFRNLPDLEKRVKELEDMVKQLLSVREGV; encoded by the coding sequence ATGCAGTTTAGCGCATTACAATTGGCTACCATGTTGGATGGTAAGCTGGAAGGCAACCCGGACGTAAAAGTGAATAACATCGCCAAGATCGAAGAGGCTGGTGAAGGGATGCTCAGTTTCATTGCCAATCCCAAATACGAAGAATTCATCTACACGACCAATGCTTCCATACTCATTGTGAACGAAAGCCTGGTGACAGAGCGTCCTGTAAAGTCTACCCTGATCAGGGTGAAAGATGCTTACAGCGCATTCGCCCAGCTGCTGGAGCAATACAAACAGCTGGTAGGTAACAAAACTGGTATTCAACAGCCATCTTTTGTACCTGCTTCTGTAAAAACAGGCACCAATGTATTCATTGGCGCATTTGCTTACCTGGGAGAAAATGTCGTACTGGGCAATAATGTGAAGATCTATCCGGGTGTATATCTGGGTGATAATGTAGTGGTGAGCGACGACACTGTGATATTCCCAGGTGTGAAAGTTTACGAGAACTGCGTGGTAGGCAAGCGGGTAATCCTGCATGCGAACTGCGTAATCGGTGGCGACGGCTTCGGCTTTGCCCCTCAGCCTGATGGTAAATACAAGAAAGTTCCTCAGATCGGCAACGTGGTGATCCACGACGATGTGGAAATCGGTGCAAATACGACTATCGACAGAGCGACAATGGGCTCCACTATCATTCGCCAGGGTGTAAAACTGGATAACCTGATCCAGATCGCGCACAATGTGGATATAGATACAAATACCGTAATCGCGGCACAGACTGGCATCTCCGGTAGTACCAAGATCGGAAAGAACTGCGTGATTGGCGGCCAGGTAGGGCTGGTAGGCCATATTCAGCTGGCAGACGGCACCAAGATCAACGCGCAGAGCGGTCTTTCCAAATCCATTACCGAGTCAAACACGGCTCTGATGGGCTCTCCTGCTTTTGACTACAAAAGTTCACTGAAAAGTCAGGCAATTTTTAGAAATTTGCCGGACCTGGAAAAACGTGTTAAGGAGCTGGAGGATATGGTAAAACAGTTACTTTCTGTAAGAGAAGGTGTTTAA
- a CDS encoding HD domain-containing protein, whose translation MAERKRKIVNDPVYGFITIDHPLIFALISHPYYQRLRRIHQMALAHLVYPGAMHTRFHHSMGAFHLMSCALAELKGKGVEITDEEEIATKMAILLHDIGHGPYSHALENGIIEGVSHEKISQWLMEELNKELNGALSLTIEIFNGRYHKTFLHQLVSSQLDVDRMDYLNRDSFYTGVSEGVIGYDRIIKMLTVQRNELMVEEKGIYSIEKFIVARRLMYWQVYLHKTVLSAENMLVKILKRAKELALRGVSLFASPALEYFLYHTITAANFEQEPACLQQFCLLDDYDILSAIKVWATHTDPVLSLLCKWLTNRHLFKCLLSNEAFDTSAITLLKTQVQERYGISGHDLDYFVFTGTASLSAYNINNERINILFKDGTVKDISSIDNALVSHTLAIPVKKFYICHPKI comes from the coding sequence ATGGCAGAACGCAAGAGAAAAATTGTAAATGATCCGGTGTATGGCTTCATAACGATAGATCATCCGCTGATCTTTGCCTTAATTTCCCATCCTTACTATCAGCGCCTACGTCGTATTCATCAGATGGCCCTGGCACATCTGGTCTATCCGGGAGCGATGCATACCCGTTTTCATCACAGTATGGGAGCTTTTCACCTGATGAGCTGCGCACTGGCAGAGTTGAAAGGGAAAGGGGTAGAAATTACGGACGAAGAGGAGATAGCCACTAAGATGGCTATTTTGCTGCATGATATAGGTCATGGACCTTATTCTCATGCCCTGGAAAATGGAATTATCGAAGGGGTATCCCACGAAAAGATCAGCCAGTGGCTGATGGAGGAGTTGAATAAGGAGCTGAACGGAGCCCTGAGCCTGACAATAGAAATCTTCAACGGGCGTTATCATAAAACGTTTCTTCATCAGCTGGTGTCGAGCCAGCTGGATGTAGACAGGATGGATTACCTGAATCGTGACAGCTTTTATACGGGGGTTTCTGAAGGAGTAATTGGTTATGACCGTATTATAAAAATGCTCACTGTGCAACGGAATGAGCTGATGGTGGAGGAGAAGGGGATTTATTCAATAGAAAAGTTTATTGTGGCCCGGCGATTGATGTACTGGCAGGTATACCTGCACAAGACAGTATTAAGTGCAGAGAATATGCTGGTCAAAATACTGAAACGGGCTAAAGAACTGGCACTGAGGGGAGTATCACTGTTTGCCTCGCCGGCATTAGAATATTTCCTGTACCATACTATTACAGCTGCCAACTTTGAACAGGAACCAGCTTGTCTGCAACAGTTTTGTCTGCTGGATGATTACGATATTTTAAGCGCGATAAAGGTATGGGCCACCCATACGGACCCAGTCCTTTCCTTGTTATGTAAATGGTTGACAAACAGGCATTTGTTTAAATGCCTGCTCAGTAATGAGGCTTTTGATACCTCGGCCATAACTTTATTGAAAACACAGGTGCAAGAAAGATATGGCATTTCTGGCCATGATCTTGATTACTTTGTCTTCACAGGAACAGCTAGTCTGAGCGCGTACAACATTAATAATGAAAGGATTAACATCCTTTTTAAAGACGGGACCGTCAAGGATATTTCGTCAATCGATAATGCACTGGTTAGTCATACACTGGCTATACCCGTAAAAAAATTCTACATTTGTCATCCAAAAATCTAA